Proteins found in one Nocardia brasiliensis ATCC 700358 genomic segment:
- a CDS encoding YybH family protein yields MTTEIEMTARTPEDLLPLITEAINAGDPSTVVRYFDEEACFVQSDGVRVRGHAALLAMYEQRLALRPEISTHAAKIIRAGDLALVTNVWTTRLRNGEIGGQDLFNGVATMVLRRQDDDSWRILVDDSDS; encoded by the coding sequence ATGACAACGGAGATCGAGATGACAGCGCGTACCCCCGAAGACCTCCTGCCGTTGATCACCGAAGCGATCAACGCCGGCGATCCGAGTACGGTCGTGCGGTATTTCGACGAGGAGGCGTGTTTCGTCCAATCGGATGGCGTGCGCGTGCGCGGGCATGCCGCGTTGCTGGCGATGTATGAACAGCGCCTCGCCCTACGGCCCGAGATATCGACGCACGCCGCGAAGATCATCCGAGCCGGCGATCTGGCGCTGGTGACGAATGTGTGGACCACTCGCCTGCGGAACGGCGAGATCGGCGGCCAGGATCTGTTCAATGGGGTCGCGACCATGGTGTTGCGCCGCCAGGACGATGACAGCTGGCGCATCCTGGTGGACGACTCCGACAGCTGA
- a CDS encoding membrane protein — MRFRVAAWLAIPGALLWAVQAFGAWIQSQEGKWQDNDYLSVGGSTITADNLLTMLALAFLLIAGLLTAGAVYLLRGNMSGRYLLLAGAWLVVLGQLFAGVLAAIPIDAFYYSAPANVVFATPLAIFPLLTIVCLTPGRQAAATLETGS, encoded by the coding sequence ATGCGTTTTCGGGTCGCGGCGTGGCTGGCGATACCGGGCGCACTCCTGTGGGCCGTGCAAGCTTTCGGCGCGTGGATCCAGTCGCAGGAAGGCAAGTGGCAGGACAACGACTATCTATCGGTCGGTGGCTCGACGATCACTGCGGACAACCTGCTGACGATGCTGGCACTGGCGTTTCTGCTCATCGCGGGCCTCCTCACCGCCGGCGCGGTATATCTCCTGCGCGGCAACATGTCCGGACGCTATCTGCTGTTGGCCGGGGCGTGGTTGGTGGTCCTGGGCCAGTTGTTCGCGGGGGTGCTCGCGGCGATCCCGATCGATGCCTTCTACTACTCCGCCCCCGCCAACGTCGTCTTCGCGACACCGCTGGCAATCTTCCCGCTGCTGACGATCGTGTGCCTGACACCGGGTAGACAGGCCGCTGCCACGCTCGAGACCGGTAGCTGA
- a CDS encoding alpha/beta fold hydrolase yields the protein MTVSEDKSYAESLTPDDGGIHVYQDGPREAPALLLIHGTAASAASWEPILPLLTGSHRVIRIDLPGCGRSAHPADASYAVPDQARRAAAVLDRLGIESACVIGHSSGGVVATALTEQRPDLVRAVVLIGTGPDMSAYLGQEAAIDLRQWPDFTDEQLRAAAAGAFAPGYRIPQTLLDQLRDMDLQVFAATSQAVPAYLNERGLPERLAHLGKPLLVLFGEQDQRWRPSSAPEYRVVPGALVVIMPEVGHSPPIEDPARTARILLSFTDVHTR from the coding sequence ATGACTGTTTCCGAGGACAAATCGTATGCCGAGTCGCTGACGCCGGACGACGGTGGGATACACGTATATCAGGACGGCCCGCGCGAAGCCCCCGCCCTCCTGCTCATCCACGGCACCGCCGCGTCGGCCGCGTCGTGGGAGCCGATTCTTCCGCTGCTGACCGGATCACATCGCGTCATCCGGATCGACCTGCCCGGCTGTGGTCGCTCGGCTCACCCGGCCGACGCGAGCTATGCCGTGCCCGACCAGGCTCGCCGAGCGGCGGCCGTGCTGGACCGACTCGGTATCGAAAGCGCCTGTGTGATCGGACATTCGAGCGGCGGTGTCGTCGCCACCGCCTTGACCGAGCAGCGACCCGACCTGGTGCGCGCCGTTGTGCTGATCGGCACCGGCCCCGACATGTCCGCCTACCTCGGCCAAGAAGCGGCCATCGACCTGCGGCAATGGCCGGATTTCACCGACGAGCAGTTGCGGGCGGCGGCTGCCGGTGCCTTCGCGCCGGGGTATCGGATCCCGCAAACCTTGCTGGATCAGTTGCGCGACATGGACTTACAGGTGTTCGCCGCGACCTCGCAGGCCGTCCCGGCGTACCTGAACGAGCGGGGACTTCCCGAACGTCTCGCACACCTGGGTAAGCCGCTGCTGGTTCTTTTCGGCGAGCAGGACCAGCGGTGGCGACCCTCCTCCGCACCCGAATACCGTGTCGTACCCGGTGCGCTGGTCGTGATCATGCCGGAGGTCGGCCATTCGCCGCCGATCGAGGATCCCGCCCGAACCGCGAGAATCCTGCTGTCGTTCACCGACGTGCACACGCGCTGA